In Rhodothermales bacterium, a single window of DNA contains:
- a CDS encoding cytochrome oxidase assembly protein, which translates to MRARHLFTLLTVFATILLMGWGAFVTSIDAGLAVPDWPSSFNSYDPLNPWPGWWTITPVLAEHGHRLLGALVGLLVLILSIWTFAADSRRWMRRLAVGVLALVMLQGFLGGLRVVWVSLDLAVVHACVAQLFFSMMVCMALFTSRSWTDVEDSHVGQSAVSNRLVKLGAAASVAIYIQIILGALLRHPGTGIDLSLAGLHIFWAFVVVGLVLATAYEVHRSHRHIPTIRRSRDAMLGLLVVQFMLGLTAFFVLLDEVGMVQPSNLQVASNTSHMVIGALLMASSVALLTWSLRERHRFAPGASPISPKSVPQPA; encoded by the coding sequence ATGCGAGCACGTCACCTCTTCACCCTTCTCACCGTGTTTGCGACGATACTCCTCATGGGATGGGGTGCATTCGTCACCAGCATCGACGCCGGACTGGCCGTTCCTGACTGGCCATCCTCGTTCAATTCCTACGATCCGCTCAACCCGTGGCCTGGATGGTGGACGATCACCCCGGTCCTTGCAGAACACGGGCATCGCCTGCTCGGGGCCCTGGTCGGTTTGCTCGTCTTGATTCTGAGCATCTGGACATTCGCCGCCGACTCGCGCCGATGGATGCGTCGACTCGCCGTCGGGGTCCTGGCGCTCGTCATGTTGCAGGGATTTCTTGGCGGACTCCGCGTCGTGTGGGTATCACTCGACCTTGCGGTCGTCCACGCCTGTGTTGCGCAGTTATTCTTCAGCATGATGGTCTGCATGGCCCTCTTTACCTCTCGCTCGTGGACGGATGTCGAGGACTCGCACGTTGGCCAGTCCGCCGTATCCAATCGGCTGGTCAAGCTTGGCGCGGCGGCGTCTGTCGCGATCTACATTCAGATCATTCTTGGCGCCCTGCTCCGGCATCCGGGCACCGGCATTGACCTGAGTCTGGCAGGTTTGCATATCTTCTGGGCCTTCGTTGTTGTCGGACTCGTCCTGGCCACGGCCTACGAAGTCCACAGATCGCATCGCCATATTCCGACAATCCGACGATCCAGAGATGCAATGCTCGGCCTCCTCGTCGTACAGTTTATGCTTGGCCTGACCGCTTTCTTCGTGTTGCTCGACGAAGTCGGAATGGTGCAGCCCAGCAATCTGCAGGTGGCGTCTAACACCTCCCATATGGTGATCGGAGCACTGCTGATGGCGAGTTCCGTCGCGTTGTTGACGTGGTCGCTGCGGGAGCGTCACAGATTCGCACCCGGGGCCTCCCCGATCTCACCCAAATCCGTCCCACAACCCGCGTGA
- the cyoE gene encoding protoheme IX farnesyltransferase has protein sequence MRPDANRRPIAVAEAIPESRKTARVSRSLAGGTLGDYVVLTKPEITFLVVLSALAGFVIGSPVGFDGLALGFTLIGVALSSAGAGALNHYLERDRDLAMKRTLNRPLPAGRIPATHARNVGLLLSAAGLGVLCPLVNPLTAILAALSMALYLFVYTPMKSKTWLNTLVGTIPGALPAIGGYTAATNSLSGWGAWLIFGILLCWQMPHFLALAWMYRKDYGRGGFAMLPVIDSDGLATAALALAFTAATVAFSLALASDPSMGTTYLVIAVLSGAFFLHPAVRFWRTRTNLDARRLLKSSVMYIPVLVFSIVLDRMI, from the coding sequence ATGCGACCTGACGCGAACAGACGCCCGATCGCCGTCGCCGAAGCCATCCCGGAGTCACGTAAGACGGCGCGCGTCTCGCGGTCGCTCGCCGGGGGTACGCTGGGTGATTATGTCGTTCTCACCAAGCCGGAGATCACATTCCTTGTCGTCTTGTCAGCGCTCGCGGGCTTTGTAATTGGAAGTCCCGTGGGGTTTGACGGACTCGCACTCGGATTCACTCTGATCGGCGTGGCGCTCAGCTCGGCGGGAGCCGGAGCGCTGAACCACTATCTCGAGCGGGATCGCGATCTGGCCATGAAGCGAACGTTGAACCGGCCCCTGCCGGCAGGACGTATCCCAGCCACCCATGCGCGCAACGTTGGCCTCCTTCTCTCCGCGGCCGGGCTCGGCGTGCTGTGTCCGCTGGTCAACCCTCTCACGGCGATCCTCGCTGCGTTGTCGATGGCCCTCTACCTGTTCGTATACACGCCCATGAAGTCGAAGACGTGGCTGAACACGCTGGTAGGGACCATTCCCGGTGCGTTGCCGGCGATCGGCGGCTACACGGCTGCGACCAACTCACTGTCGGGCTGGGGCGCATGGCTCATCTTCGGCATCCTGCTGTGCTGGCAAATGCCTCACTTCCTCGCTCTTGCCTGGATGTATCGCAAGGACTACGGACGGGGTGGATTTGCCATGCTTCCAGTGATTGACAGCGACGGTCTTGCGACCGCTGCACTTGCCCTCGCATTCACGGCCGCAACCGTCGCATTCAGCCTGGCCCTTGCCAGTGACCCGTCAATGGGCACTACGTATCTCGTAATTGCCGTTCTGAGCGGCGCCTTCTTCTTGCATCCAGCGGTGCGCTTCTGGCGGACGCGCACGAATCTGGACGCCAGACGCCTTCTGAAGAGCTCCGTGATGTACATTCCGGTACTTGTATTCTCGATCGTGCTCGATCGCATGATCTAG
- a CDS encoding nuclear transport factor 2 family protein translates to MLNLDCAARARFFHRTVFGTLALLLAACQPASDKSKNAPAPSAEEIEQAYVEVDDLVHRFGRMWEDEDMATFDQIVAHDEDLVIIGTDAAEQIIGYDTYRELRERQFASFENVEFDVRNRIIKVAENGRSAWFSEEFDLFLLAQGNPVSLEGMRLTGGLEKRDTSWVIVQLHTSVPVPGQAAEY, encoded by the coding sequence ATGTTGAATTTGGATTGCGCGGCACGCGCTCGATTCTTTCACCGCACTGTCTTCGGCACGCTGGCGCTTCTGCTCGCGGCTTGTCAGCCTGCTTCCGACAAGAGTAAGAATGCACCGGCTCCGTCGGCCGAAGAAATCGAGCAGGCCTACGTTGAGGTCGACGACCTTGTCCATCGATTTGGCCGCATGTGGGAAGATGAAGACATGGCCACGTTTGACCAGATCGTGGCGCACGACGAGGACCTCGTGATTATCGGGACTGACGCTGCCGAGCAGATTATTGGATACGATACGTATCGCGAGTTGAGAGAGCGCCAGTTCGCGTCGTTCGAAAACGTTGAGTTCGATGTTCGCAACCGGATAATCAAGGTCGCCGAGAACGGACGGTCGGCATGGTTTTCAGAGGAGTTTGATCTCTTCCTGTTGGCACAGGGTAATCCCGTAAGCCTCGAGGGTATGCGCTTGACCGGTGGTCTTGAAAAACGCGACACCAGCTGGGTCATCGTTCAGCTTCACACATCCGTACCGGTGCCCGGTCAGGCGGCCGAGTACTAG
- the rlmN gene encoding 23S rRNA (adenine(2503)-C(2))-methyltransferase RlmN: protein MPNSLSPTRVDLKTLDRTELECLAAEMREPAYRGRQMFEWLYGKGAASVDEMTNLPLQFREKLHETHRIGKIGPEQISTSVDGTTKALVRLESGLHVEAVLIPDVVDGDIRRLTACVSSQVGCAMACAFCATGTMGFHQNLTSGEIFDQARLMNELAIERYGRGLTNIVYMGMGEPLLNYANVVKSLRIISDPSGLDISPKRITVSTVGISRRIRHLADDDPGVRLAVSVHAPTDAQRSAIMPVNRAARTDLAALRAALEYYWSKTSRDVTYEYCLFDGVNDSDADARALAEIVQWIPSKVNLIMYNPVGGLPFERTSDERVNQFVRVLVKKRVTVTIRKSRGDDIAAACGQLAVREESSAG, encoded by the coding sequence GTGCCTAACTCCTTGTCCCCTACCCGCGTGGATCTGAAGACGCTCGACCGGACTGAGCTCGAGTGCCTGGCCGCGGAGATGAGAGAACCAGCCTACCGTGGTCGGCAGATGTTCGAGTGGCTGTACGGCAAGGGTGCCGCGTCGGTCGACGAGATGACTAATTTGCCGCTCCAGTTCCGCGAGAAGCTGCACGAGACACACCGCATCGGCAAGATCGGCCCGGAGCAGATCAGTACGTCGGTGGATGGAACAACAAAGGCACTTGTTCGCCTCGAGTCGGGACTGCACGTTGAGGCCGTGCTCATTCCCGACGTGGTGGACGGCGACATACGGAGGCTCACCGCCTGCGTCTCCAGCCAGGTCGGTTGTGCGATGGCCTGTGCATTCTGTGCGACCGGCACAATGGGTTTCCATCAGAACCTGACGTCCGGTGAGATCTTCGACCAGGCGCGGCTCATGAACGAACTTGCCATCGAGCGATACGGCCGAGGACTAACGAATATCGTCTACATGGGGATGGGCGAGCCACTGCTCAACTACGCCAACGTCGTCAAGAGCCTGCGAATCATCTCAGATCCGTCTGGTCTCGACATCTCACCGAAGCGAATCACCGTCTCGACAGTAGGAATCTCCCGACGCATCCGGCATCTGGCAGACGATGATCCGGGAGTACGGCTTGCCGTGTCCGTACACGCCCCCACAGACGCTCAAAGGAGCGCGATCATGCCGGTCAACCGGGCCGCCCGTACCGATCTTGCGGCTCTCCGAGCCGCCCTGGAATACTACTGGTCAAAGACGTCGCGAGACGTCACATACGAGTACTGCCTTTTCGACGGTGTCAACGACTCGGACGCCGACGCCAGGGCCCTCGCGGAGATCGTCCAGTGGATTCCGAGTAAGGTCAATCTCATCATGTACAATCCGGTCGGCGGCCTCCCCTTCGAGCGAACATCTGACGAACGTGTGAATCAGTTTGTGCGGGTCCTCGTTAAAAAGAGGGTAACGGTTACAATCCGAAAGAGTCGCGGCGACGATATTGCTGCTGCGTGCGGCCAGTTGGCGGTGCGGGAAGAGTCGTCGGCAGGCTGA
- a CDS encoding MFS transporter has product MQFRSGSRSLLTVLFLGVLLAALDIAMVGPALPAIRDHYGIDERAAAWTLNVFVLFNLLGVPLMAKLADAAGRRFVFTLDIALFSVGALIVASSPPFGVLLAGRALQGIGAAGIFPVSSAVVGDEFPAHRQGRALGVLGSVFGLAFIVGPAISGILLRYSWQWLFIAPLPLAATAMVLGRRYVPAVTGGVPLAGFDVRGLVLLTITLVALAVSTNGIDAVGFLASLSKPRVWGGASVALVSGYLAFRAISTAENPLLPSKVLRSREARLAIALTAAAGFCEAVLIFVPSLAEATFEVTKSTASFMFLPLAFAVALGSPLFGWVLDHAGPRRTVSACALLLFAGLCALALLDTRPAFYAGSVLVGMALAGLLGSSLNYILLRESSVEDRVSAQGVITLALNAGLLIGGAVVGALAASGATRRMGYESAFLTVAVLSILMFVTALGLRRQVRPNVDARAVASRLDP; this is encoded by the coding sequence TTGCAGTTCCGCTCCGGTAGTCGCTCCCTTCTGACGGTTCTTTTCCTCGGCGTGCTTCTTGCGGCGCTGGACATCGCGATGGTAGGGCCGGCGCTTCCGGCAATACGCGATCATTACGGGATTGATGAGCGGGCCGCGGCATGGACGCTCAACGTCTTCGTGCTGTTTAACCTGCTCGGCGTTCCCCTCATGGCGAAGCTCGCTGATGCAGCCGGGCGTCGGTTTGTGTTCACGCTGGACATTGCGTTGTTCTCGGTCGGCGCGTTGATCGTTGCATCGTCGCCGCCGTTCGGGGTCCTGCTCGCAGGACGCGCCTTGCAGGGCATTGGAGCTGCCGGGATTTTTCCTGTTTCCAGTGCAGTGGTTGGCGATGAGTTTCCGGCCCACCGGCAGGGGAGAGCACTCGGTGTGCTTGGATCTGTATTCGGTCTCGCGTTCATCGTCGGGCCGGCTATCAGCGGCATCCTGCTTCGATACAGCTGGCAGTGGCTGTTCATTGCACCATTGCCGCTTGCTGCTACGGCGATGGTTCTGGGTCGCCGGTATGTCCCGGCCGTCACGGGCGGAGTGCCGCTCGCAGGATTCGATGTCCGAGGTCTGGTCTTGCTCACCATCACACTGGTTGCATTGGCCGTCAGCACGAATGGTATAGATGCAGTCGGTTTTCTGGCCAGTCTTTCTAAGCCGCGCGTATGGGGTGGAGCGTCCGTTGCTCTCGTATCTGGCTACCTTGCGTTCCGAGCGATCTCGACGGCTGAGAACCCTCTCCTGCCGAGCAAAGTCCTTCGGTCGCGAGAGGCACGCCTCGCCATCGCGCTGACCGCAGCCGCGGGATTCTGCGAGGCGGTGTTGATCTTCGTGCCGTCGCTGGCCGAGGCAACCTTCGAAGTCACAAAGTCGACGGCCTCATTCATGTTCTTGCCCTTGGCGTTTGCCGTGGCGCTCGGATCGCCCCTGTTTGGCTGGGTCCTTGATCACGCAGGACCCAGGCGTACTGTATCAGCATGTGCGCTGTTGCTGTTTGCAGGGCTCTGCGCGCTGGCACTGCTGGACACCCGCCCGGCGTTCTACGCCGGTTCCGTTCTGGTTGGAATGGCGCTCGCCGGATTGCTCGGCTCTTCGCTCAACTACATTCTGCTGCGCGAATCCAGCGTCGAAGATCGGGTGTCTGCGCAGGGTGTCATCACGCTGGCGCTCAACGCCGGTCTACTGATCGGCGGCGCAGTAGTCGGAGCGCTCGCGGCGTCGGGTGCGACACGTCGGATGGGTTACGAGTCGGCTTTCCTGACGGTGGCCGTACTGAGCATCTTGATGTTTGTCACGGCGCTTGGACTTCGCAGGCAGGTCCGCCCCAACGTCGACGCACGTGCGGTCGCGAGTCGCCTCGACCCATAA